One genomic window of Medicago truncatula cultivar Jemalong A17 chromosome 1, MtrunA17r5.0-ANR, whole genome shotgun sequence includes the following:
- the LOC120578114 gene encoding B3 domain-containing protein At4g34400, whose translation MTNNAKEYPGFFKVFLKEKHSERMLIPNAFMNLVHSKRRVIKDFILRDRRRRDWYVKARRIGDEFYFDDGWKKFRQENCLVENDFLVFTHIENNVFKFKILELSSMCEKMPVMEDEENNNMMEDEEEEKDSDDVDYDDNDDHDAEEGNDSDDDDDDGSENIRKETQSENVYKENSKSGHQHCRTCKAWDIGSSSAGSNLEDDEIDAEMYIQPGNPHFIAKHSLYRPNELHFPKNVIKDFCVCFTKYVNLVCCHCKDIKRNEIEAYHHILPQISTRHTEKRGEIRTWKNGRVLVLGWEDFCRKCKITENDRCLCELVMRNGEAIEMIRVHIVRKVNKKYNQIMTNNAKEYPNFFKVFLTKKHSDRMLIPTAFVKLMISKQRLLKDFILRDHRGSDWHVKVCSIGNKLYFDDGWKLFREENSLEDNDFLVFTHIENNVFKFKILELSSMCQKMKVMDEEENTNTIEDEEEADGDDDYTMVEEEEDSDDNDDVDEEEDEDVADIIMKEKRNKGAGKGINRSCEHQHGRTFKRWSIGSSSAAPNLEDDEIDAEMYIQPGNPYFYAKHYDYRPNILNISKNVIKDFCLCFTKHITIVCCHCKDVQSNGIAAYRHILPQMRTKHIEKRGEVRKWKDGRVFVRGWEDFCRKSKITENDKCLCELVLRNGKSIEMLRVHVVREK comes from the exons ATGACTAACAATGCAAAGGAGTATCCTGGctttttcaaagtcttccttaaAGAGAAGCACTCTGAGAGAATG CTTATCCCAAATGCTTTTATGAACTTGGTGCATTCAAAAAGAAGGGTAATAAAGGATTTTATCCTAAGAGATCGTAGAAGAAGAGATTGGTATGTCAAAGCGCGTCGTATTGGTGACGAGTTCTATTTTGATGATGGCTGGAAGAAATTTAGACAAGAAAATTGTTTAGTGGAGAATGACTTCCTTGTTTTTACTCATATTGAAAACAAtgtattcaaattcaaaattcttgaACTATCATCAATGTGTGAAAAGATGCCGGTGATGGAAGATgaggaaaataataatatgatggAAGATGAGGAAGAGGAAAAGGATAgtgatgatgttgattatgatgacAATGATGATCATGATGCTGAAGAGGGTAATgatagtgatgatgatgatgatgatggatcTGAGAATATAAGGAAAGAAACACAGAGTGAAAATGTGTACAAGGAAAACAGTAAAAGTGGACATCAACATTGTAGAACCTGCAAAGCAT gggacatTGGAAGCAGCTCTGCAGGTTCAAACCTTGAAGACGATGAAATTGATGCTGAAATGTACATTCAACCGGGAAATCCACACTTCATTGCAAAACATAGTCTTTATAGACCCAATGAATTG CATTTTCCGAAGAATGTAATTAAAGATTTCTGTGTTTGCTTCACAAAATATGTCAACCTTGTATGTTGCCACTGCAAG gatattaaaagaaatgaaatagaAGCCTATCATCACATCTTGCCACAAATCAGCACAAGACATACCGAAAAGAGAGGTGAAATACGTACTTGGAAAAATGGCCGAGTCTTGGTGCTAGGGTGGGAAGATTTTTGTAGAAAGTGCAAGATAACAGAAAATGATAGATGCTTGTGTGAACTTGTAATGCGCAACGGAGAAGCAATAGAAATGATAAGGGTTCACATTGTTAGGAAGGTTAACAAGAAAT ATAACCAAATTATGACTAACAATGCCAAGGAGTACCCTAACTTCTTCAAAGTCTTCCTCACAAAGAAGCACTCTGATAGAATG CTTATCCCAACGGCTTTTGTGAAATTGATGATTTCAAAACAAAGGCTATTGAAGGATTTTATCCTAAGAGATCATAGAGGAAGTGATTGGCATGTCAAAGTGTGTTCTATTGGCAACAAACTTTATTTTGATGATGGTTGGAAACTATTCAGAGAAGAAAATTCTTTAGAGGACAATGACTTCCTTGTTTTCACGCATATTGAAAACAATGTATTCAAGTTCAAAATCCTTGAACTATCATCAATGTGTCAAAAGATGAAGGTAATGGACGAGGAGGAAAATACTAATACGATAGAGGATGAGGAAGAGGcagatggtgatgatgattacacaatggtagaggaagaagaagatagtGATGATAACGATGACGTTGATGAGGAGGAGGACGAGGATGTTGCTGATataataatgaaagaaaaaaggaataaaGGAGCTGGCAAGGGAATCAACAGAAGTTGTGAACATCAACATGGTAGAACCTTCAAAAGAT GGAGCATTGGAAGTAGCTCTGCAGCTCCAAAtcttgaagatgatgaaattgATGCTGAAATGTATATTCAGCCAGGAAATCCATACTTCTATGCAAAACATTATGACTACAGACCAAACATATTG AATATTTCGAAGAATGTCATCAAGGATTTCTGCCTTTGCTTTACAAAGCATATCACCATTGTATGTTGCCACTGCAAG GATGTTCAAAGTAACGGAATAGCAGCCTATCGTCATATATTGCCGCAGATGAGAACAAAACATATTGAAAAGAGAGGAGAAGTACGTAAATGGAAAGATGGCCGAGTATTTGTGCGAGGGTGGGAAGATTTCTGCAGAAAGAGCAAAATCACAGAAAATGATAAATGCTTGTGTGAACTTGTGTTGCGTAACGGCAAATCAATTGAAATGCTAAGGGTGCACGTTGTTAGGGAGAAATGA